Genomic segment of Synergistaceae bacterium:
TTGACATTCTTTAATACGAGATTCTCGACCATTCCATCGCCCTCAATTTTTTCGACGACGGTATTATAAACGGGTTCGATTTTGGGATTTGCGAGTGCTTGTGCGATTGCTGCCCGGTCTGCTCTGAACTCGTCGCGCCTATGAATGATATAAACTTTTGACGCAAATTTTGTGAGATAGCCGCCTTCTTCAACTGCTGTGTTACCGCCTCCGACGACAGCGACTTCTAAATCTTCAAAGAATGCCCCGTCACAAACTGCACAGAAACTAACGCCTTGGCCGATATGCTCTGCTTCACCTTCACAGCCGAGTCTCTTAAAGTGTGCGCCGGTTGCGACGATAACTGCTTCTGCTTCGATTTCGTTTGCCTGGCCGCTCTTATGAGTGATGATAACTTTTTTGTCGCCGCGTAATTCGACTTTGCTGTCATCTACCATGCGAATCTCAGTATTAAACTTTAGCGCGTGATTCTTGAGTAAGTCGCCGAGTTCCGGGCCTGTTGCATGAGCTACACCGGGATAATTTTCTATTTCGTCAGTAATATTAATTTGTCCGCCTGTTGCAGCTTTCTCAAGGACTAATACATCAAGTCCGGCGCGTCTTCCGTAAATTGCTGCGCTCATACCTGCGGGGCCTGCTCCGATGATAACTAGTTCGTGTTTCTCCATTTGTTAATTAATACTTCCTTCCTAAAAATTTTTATTAGCTATGTCATAAATAAATGACTCTAACTACAATTTTATATCAGCTATAAATTTTTTCGTTGTTCGCGCTACCCCTTGAATCCGGGTGGGCGGGTGGGAAGAACGAACGATATTCGCGCGATAAACCCCCTCGCAATTATTAGCCTAACATTATAATTTATATATTACGCTAATTACTATAACAGCTACACTTTAGTACTTGTAAAAAATTTTTTCCTGCACTCGGGGCACCCCTAAAACCCGTTCCCCCGAACCCCCTCCCCGCCCGGAAGTCGTGCAATAACATATTACTGCAAATTAATTTTCCCTGCACCGGCCTTAAACTCTCCGATAATTTGTGCGTGTTCAAAGCCGATATTTTTAACGTGAGTCAATAATTCATTTGCTTTGTCATCACTCACTGCGAGCAACAAACCTCCCGATGTCTGAGCGTCAAATATCAAATCCAAGTCCGAGCGTGCGCAGTCATAACCATTTATAAATTTTTCAAATGCTGCCTGATTCCTGTATGCGCCTTCAGGAACGAGTCCCATATCTGCAAGATCTTTAACGCCAGGAATAGCCGGTAATTTCTCAACAAATAAATCACAGTCAATATTTTCGCCTAACATGTCAGCTAAATGACCAGCCAAGCCGAATCCCGTAACATCAGTAGCAGCGTGAATATTTTTGTGCAGGTCGTCGGGCAGATTCAACATATTTAATTTCTTCATGCTTGACTCGGCGTGAGTGCGCGTTAATTCATTCTCGATCATGTCAGCTTTTATGGCCGTTATTGCTATTCCTGTGCCTAATTGCTTTGTCAAAATCAATTTGTCGCCCGGTTTAGCTCCTGTTGTGCGCCATAATTTATTTTTCTCGACTTCACCATAAACAACAAGTCCGTATTTAGGTTCATCATCCTGCACGCTATGACCTCCAACCAAGAAAGCCCCCGCCGAACGAACGCGGTCAAAGCCTCCCTCTAAAATTTTGCTCAAGACTTCAATCTCTAAATATTTTGTCGGGAAGCAGACGACATTTAACGCAACAATCGGACGGCCTCCCATCGCAAAAACGTCGCTGATTGAATTTGCAGCCGCTATCTGTCCCCATGTAAAAGCGTCATCTACTACGGGCGTTATAAAATCTATTGTGAGAATGCCGAGCCGGTTAGAGTCAATTTCGAAAATTGCTGCGTCCTCGTTGCCGTTCCATGAAGCTAAGACTCTATCGCCGTAAACTTGCGGGATTCCTGACAAAACTTTTTGTAGATCCGCCGGACCTATTTTCGCTGCTCACCCGCTTGAATGCGATAATTCAGTGAGTCGCTTTTTTCCGAGCTGGCTATTATCATAACAGCACGACACGATAATCACCTGCCCTGCGAGTAAAGCCCTTAGAGTCAAAATATTCAAGAATGGGCAAAATAAATTTTCTTGTGCTTCCGGTTGCGTCTCTTACTTGTGCTAACGTAAATTTTTCGCCAAAAGTTTTTATAATCCCGCGTAACTCCTTCTCTAAATCAGCAATCAATACATAACCTTCAGGAATCAACGCAAGCTCGCCTTTATTTCTCATTGCCTGAATTAATTTCGTGAAAGTCTTGTCAGGTAAATTTATTTCGCGCTTGAGTTCGTCAATAGTGATTAACTGCCATTTATGAGTCATGCAAATTTTAGTGATTAATTCTTTATTGCGAGTGAAAGCCTCATCATTTTCCGGCACAAAATCAGGAGTACGCAATTTATTATTGTCAAGAACGATTAATTTTTTCTCGACAGCAAGATTTATTAACGCCCGTGAAAAATTTGCGCTCTCTAACGGCATACCAGACTCAGAAGAAAAATGTTTATGATAGTCCTTCACAGAATTTATTAACGAGTCTAGTAATTCACTGCAATATTTCGGCGATAAATAATTATTGTCAAGCTCGATAATTTTTCCTGAATCAATTAAATTTTTCGCGATTTTCTCAAGATTTGCGGGTATGTCTTGAATCATTTGCACTGCACTAATTTTATCAATGCTGCCGGACTCGTTAATCAAGTATTCTAACCTTTTTGCTTGGTCATTCTTGGCCGCGATTAAATTATTTATGCGATTCAAAATTTTTGCTCTGGGTGCTGCTCCTCTGGGCTTGTAAGAGTACGGATAAATTATTTCTCCGCCTCCTATCGTTATTAACGGGCTGTAAAAGCGCATTATAAATCTTTGTGCGAACGTACAGACAATAGGCTCTTCAAGAACTAACTGCGCGGGCTGAGAGTCTCCCGGTTCTATCTGCTTTGCGTTCAATAAAGAGACTCGCGCTAACACTTCAGAAGTTCCCGTACAAATATGAACTCGCTGCCAATGCTTTAAAGGCTCCTTCACTGAGTCTAAAATTTTTAAGACCGCTTCAAAACATTTAGTCGGCTTGAATATACTTTTTTGACAGACGACATCTCCGCGCGTAATTTCGTCTATGTCAATCCCGGCCAAGTTAGCTGCGACCCGTTGACCTGCAAAGGCTTCATTAACATTTTGTCCGTGAACTTGAAGAGTTCTGACTCGGCCTTCACATCCGGAAGGTAAGACTTCGATTTTATCGCCGGGCTTTGCTGTTCCGTGATAAGCAGTCCCAGTTATAACAGTTCCGAAACCTGATATGACAAATGCTCTATCAACCGGCAGGAAAAAAGCTCCTGTTCGTGGTCTAGGTTTTACGCG
This window contains:
- the trxB gene encoding thioredoxin-disulfide reductase, which produces MEKHELVIIGAGPAGMSAAIYGRRAGLDVLVLEKAATGGQINITDEIENYPGVAHATGPELGDLLKNHALKFNTEIRMVDDSKVELRGDKKVIITHKSGQANEIEAEAVIVATGAHFKRLGCEGEAEHIGQGVSFCAVCDGAFFEDLEVAVVGGGNTAVEEGGYLTKFASKVYIIHRRDEFRADRAAIAQALANPKIEPVYNTVVEKIEGDGMVENLVLKNVKTGEISNLAVSGVFMFVGQEPDDECVRGLVKAERGGWIITNDHMETSVEGIFAAGDVRSKYLRQVITAAADGAVAAMAASSYINEQLHLKATLLEPEEVKAFFYSSIDESQVKLSNVVEQSAKAKGVKIPVIDGYRNARMTEKLGLSGKLPAFAVLKSGVVSDVCEIKSADDIEKVLA
- the selB gene encoding selenocysteine-specific translation elongation factor: MSEISLVIGTAGHIDHGKTALINALTGINCDRLIEEKRRGITIELGFAPLKLDDGRVISVIDVPGHEKFIRQMVAGASGIDAALLVVAADESIMPQTREHLAIMELLGVHDGLIAVTKIDRIQDEPGMLDLVLDDVREFVRGTFLENKAIVPVSSITGENLDSLREEIKSLINRVKPRPRTGAFFLPVDRAFVISGFGTVITGTAYHGTAKPGDKIEVLPSGCEGRVRTLQVHGQNVNEAFAGQRVAANLAGIDIDEITRGDVVCQKSIFKPTKCFEAVLKILDSVKEPLKHWQRVHICTGTSEVLARVSLLNAKQIEPGDSQPAQLVLEEPIVCTFAQRFIMRFYSPLITIGGGEIIYPYSYKPRGAAPRAKILNRINNLIAAKNDQAKRLEYLINESGSIDKISAVQMIQDIPANLEKIAKNLIDSGKIIELDNNYLSPKYCSELLDSLINSVKDYHKHFSSESGMPLESANFSRALINLAVEKKLIVLDNNKLRTPDFVPENDEAFTRNKELITKICMTHKWQLITIDELKREINLPDKTFTKLIQAMRNKGELALIPEGYVLIADLEKELRGIIKTFGEKFTLAQVRDATGSTRKFILPILEYFDSKGFTRRAGDYRVVLL
- the selD gene encoding selenide, water dikinase SelD, which gives rise to MSCCYDNSQLGKKRLTELSHSSGUAAKIGPADLQKVLSGIPQVYGDRVLASWNGNEDAAIFEIDSNRLGILTIDFITPVVDDAFTWGQIAAANSISDVFAMGGRPIVALNVVCFPTKYLEIEVLSKILEGGFDRVRSAGAFLVGGHSVQDDEPKYGLVVYGEVEKNKLWRTTGAKPGDKLILTKQLGTGIAITAIKADMIENELTRTHAESSMKKLNMLNLPDDLHKNIHAATDVTGFGLAGHLADMLGENIDCDLFVEKLPAIPGVKDLADMGLVPEGAYRNQAAFEKFINGYDCARSDLDLIFDAQTSGGLLLAVSDDKANELLTHVKNIGFEHAQIIGEFKAGAGKINLQ